The following proteins are co-located in the Oenanthe melanoleuca isolate GR-GAL-2019-014 chromosome 4, OMel1.0, whole genome shotgun sequence genome:
- the COPS4 gene encoding COP9 signalosome complex subunit 4, protein MAAGAVRQDLAQLMNSSGSHKDLAGKYRQILEKAIQLSGVEQLEALKAFVEAMVNENVSLVISRQLLTDFCTHLPSLPDSTAKEIYHFTLEKIQPRVISFEEQVASIRQHLASIYEKEEDWRNAAQVLVGIPLETGQKQYNVDYKLETYLKIARLYLEDDDPVQAEAFINRASLLQNESTNEQLQIHYKVCYARVLDYRRKFIEAAQRYNELSYKSIVHETERLEALKHALHCTILASAGQQRSRMLATLFKDERCQQLAAYGILEKMYLDRIIRGNQLQEFAAMLMPHQKATTADGSSILDRAVIEHNLLSASKLYNNITFEELGALLEIPAAKAEKIASQMITEGRMNGFIDQIDGIVHFETREALPTWDKQIQSLCFQVNNLLEKISQTAPEWTAQAMEAQMAQ, encoded by the exons atggcggcgggcGCGGTGAGGCAGGACCTGGCGCAGCTGATGAACTCCAGCGGCTCCCACAAGGACCTGGCGGGAAA GTACCGTCAAATATTGGAAAAAGCCATTCAGCTGTCGGGTGTGGAACAGCTTGAAGCTCTGAAAGCTTTTGTAGAAGCAA TGGTGAATGAGAATGTCAGTCTGGTGATCTCTCGGCAGCTGCTGACAGATTTCTGTACACATCTTCCAAGTCTCCCTGACAGCACAGCCAAAGAAATCTACCACTTCACCTTGGAGAAGATACAGCCCAGAGTTATTTCATTTGAAGAACAG GTGGCTTCAATAAGGCAACATCTTGCATCAATCTATGAGAAAGAAGAAGACTGGAGAAATGCAGCACAAGTGTTGGTGGGGATCCCTTTGGAAACAGGGCAAAA GCAATACAATGTAGATTATAAACTGGAGACCTACCTGAAAATTGCCAGGCTGTATCTGGAGGATGATGACCCAGTTCAAGCAGAAGCTTTCATCAATCGAGCTTCCCTGCTTCAGAATGAATCAACTAATGAGCAGCTGCAAATCCATTATAAG GTTTGCTATGCTCGAGTACTTGACTACAGAAGAAAGTTCATTGAGGCTGCCCAGAGGTACAACGAGCTGTCCTACAAGAGCATAGTCCATGAGACTGAGAGGCTGGAGGCACTGAAACATGCATTGCATTGTACTATTTTGGCATCAGCAG GACAACAGCGTTCCCGCATGCTTGCTACTCTCTTCAAGGATGAGAGGTGCCAGCAGCTTGCAGCCTATGGGATCTTGGAGAAAATGTATCTGGACAGAATTATCCGTGGAAATCAACTGCAAGAGTTTGCAGCTATGCTAATGCCTCACCAGAAAGCAACTACAGCTGATG GTTCCAGTATTCTGGACAGAGCTGTTATTGAACACAATTTACTGTCTGCAAGCAAACTTTACAACAACATTACCTTTGAAGAGCTTGGAGCATTACTAGAGATCCCTGCAGCCAAG GCAGAGAAGATCGCGTCTCAGATGATAACTGAGGGTCGCATGAATGGATTTATTGATCAGATTGATGGAATTGTTCACTTTGAGA CTCGTGAAGCCTTGCCAACTTGGGACAAGCAGATTCAGTCCCTGTGTTTCCAGGTGAACAACCTGCTGGAGAAGATCAGTCAGACAGCCCCGGAGTGGACAGCACAGGCCATGGAGGCCCAGATGGCTCAGTGA